In Methanomicrobiales archaeon HGW-Methanomicrobiales-1, the following proteins share a genomic window:
- the folP gene encoding dihydropteroate synthase, whose translation MQQCVINKLAIGGDAPVRLMGVINCSYESFYHDSYIPTNEVHKKAVEMIEQGADLIDLGARSTAPNAQAISGAEEASRIDAALKELDGTGFTISVDTMNPWVLDVCLKHGIHAANDISGLSSPAYAKRVADAGLPAILMAANYNPGDAVGMDATMKTLQTVVGRCESAGIDNYVLDPGVGNWNPLRTFDNDWELCQNYERFSEFGHPVLAAISRKSFLGNLLKKEPEDRLAGSLAVTMVLLQKGASLVRTHDVPQTRDLISVFERMVKRP comes from the coding sequence ATGCAACAATGTGTGATAAACAAGCTCGCTATTGGCGGCGATGCTCCCGTCAGGCTGATGGGAGTCATCAACTGCAGTTATGAATCCTTTTATCACGATTCCTACATCCCCACCAACGAGGTCCACAAAAAAGCCGTGGAGATGATCGAGCAGGGCGCCGATCTTATCGATCTCGGTGCCCGTAGCACGGCCCCCAATGCACAGGCGATCAGTGGGGCCGAAGAGGCATCCCGCATCGATGCAGCCCTCAAGGAACTTGACGGGACCGGGTTCACCATCTCGGTAGACACGATGAACCCTTGGGTGCTCGACGTCTGTCTCAAGCATGGCATCCACGCGGCAAACGATATCTCCGGACTGTCCTCTCCTGCTTATGCCAAACGGGTTGCCGATGCAGGACTGCCGGCTATCCTGATGGCCGCCAATTACAACCCGGGAGATGCGGTCGGAATGGATGCAACCATGAAAACGCTCCAGACCGTTGTCGGTCGGTGCGAGTCTGCGGGGATTGACAACTATGTACTCGACCCGGGTGTCGGGAACTGGAACCCCCTGCGTACCTTCGACAATGACTGGGAACTCTGCCAGAATTATGAGCGTTTTTCTGAATTTGGACACCCGGTCCTTGCCGCAATCTCGCGCAAGAGCTTCCTCGGCAACCTGCTGAAAAAGGAGCCGGAAGACCGGCTTGCCGGCAGCCTTGCCGTAACGATGGTGCTGCTCCAGAAAGGGGCATCCCTGGTCCGGACGCACGATGTGCCGCAGACCCGGGACCTTATCTCAGTTTTTGAGCGGATGGTGAAGCGGCCGTGA
- a CDS encoding segregation/condensation protein A, translating into MAAPEGSGLPPDVEQAPSDPTPVTSGKNVADVPADGAKNPEDKQNTDREDPTSGVAETLEDAPLVTESENGGALEDPIEILVGLAERGEIDPWNINIIEVTDRFLKELERRRELNLKLSGRTLFYAATLLRMKSEQLEILAAPEDEESEDDDGSFGEDYDGMPDGEIEYTGRLGIIERLEHEIQRRLDRKNMRKSPITLFELITELKNIEKEERRRRRMAADPSEAFLIDADDVVSIAHDEGYQASSSVVLEECLSLLEIDGEMTLAELCEKLGWGMPEVYIPLLFLAHEGRCQLRQEEFFGDIWVQLCRVEEEELVSGSGSE; encoded by the coding sequence ATGGCGGCGCCTGAGGGTTCCGGCCTCCCGCCGGATGTGGAACAGGCCCCTTCAGACCCCACACCGGTCACTTCAGGTAAGAATGTGGCGGATGTACCTGCGGATGGGGCGAAGAACCCGGAAGATAAGCAAAATACGGACAGGGAAGATCCCACAAGCGGGGTTGCCGAAACCTTGGAAGACGCCCCGCTGGTAACTGAATCAGAGAATGGCGGAGCACTGGAAGACCCGATCGAGATCCTGGTCGGGCTTGCCGAGCGGGGAGAGATCGATCCCTGGAACATCAATATCATCGAAGTGACCGACCGTTTCCTCAAGGAGCTTGAGCGGCGGCGGGAACTCAATCTCAAGCTCTCGGGACGCACCCTCTTTTACGCAGCCACGCTCCTGCGCATGAAGTCCGAGCAGCTGGAGATCCTTGCAGCCCCGGAGGATGAGGAGAGCGAGGATGACGATGGCTCGTTCGGAGAAGACTATGACGGGATGCCGGACGGGGAGATCGAATACACCGGACGGCTGGGAATCATCGAGCGGCTCGAACACGAGATCCAGCGCAGGCTCGATCGCAAGAATATGCGGAAGAGCCCGATCACGCTCTTCGAGCTGATCACCGAGCTCAAGAATATCGAGAAAGAAGAACGGCGACGCCGGCGGATGGCAGCGGACCCGAGCGAGGCCTTCCTCATCGATGCCGATGACGTGGTCAGCATTGCCCATGACGAAGGCTACCAGGCATCCTCATCGGTAGTCCTGGAGGAGTGCCTTTCCCTCCTTGAGATTGATGGCGAGATGACGCTTGCCGAGCTCTGCGAGAAACTGGGATGGGGCATGCCGGAAGTGTATATCCCGCTGTTGTTCCTGGCACATGAGGGGCGGTGCCAGCTCCGGCAGGAGGAGTTTTTTGGGGATATCTGGGTGCAGCTGTGCCGGGTGGAAGAAGAAGAGCTCGTTTCCGGCTCCGGTTCTGAGTGA
- the smc gene encoding chromosome segregation protein SMC, giving the protein MHITELEIDNFKSFSKKTKIPFLEGFTVISGPNGSGKSNIIDSILFVLALSSSRNLRAEKLTDLINLNSGRNIAEVALQFSDGTKIRRRIKRTGNGYYSYNYLNDRLCKQSDIVEHLAKHGIKPHGYNVVMQGDVTRIMEMSDFERRKIIDEIAGVSEFDTKKQQALSELDIVRERIEREELLLIELGKRANELRREREHALEYQKWQKDLSYFQNCRAVAQLHDREKELNSLLRSTEEHKIHLTRIASDRSIEENELAYLKADLKDIDDLINKKSGSDYLKLIAELEEAKSGIKLAEQTIVRLRKEKETNLEAINRTYMDTKRAEARVAECTDLIRSLTIDRTNVAMEVATFRAQLEKTETELKAHSEDTEGSREKLFTLLKESEEKKAQRSGILHQQDMLIEKSRMRTTELERLTLLLKQLDEEYTAKQAQLTDSEKSVGDLAAEKKELDRNLSELEGSMFAQRSTLERLKNEIRSAEQDAFRLEAAQQARGESGGKALEAIKAMEGIHGTIADLGKAPPEYSMALNIAAGNKLQFVVCDDDQIAADAIRYLKEERLGRATFLPLNKLKPPQLPPLKEPGVIDYAVNLIDYDPKYDRAFAVALGGTVVVDTLDRARKLIGKFRMVTLEGEILEKSGAMTGGSAKKQAIRGFGAAVDDEIMRVRSHLGELMGEAATLEAGVKRLTEEVDARRTTRNEIDQKVARFGMFTEEFSRRFEAITVEKQTIEAAVARQAEETRNGGAELASLEGELDKTTDEINAITVRIDEIKKRLDDTNIPALTEQMERKRKEIEEAERRLRNKDGDINDAQRERQHFNARLVELGEDRARQDERNRQIDTDIAGSNDQIVIHKSQIAALEERQKEFSVVLDELRTKRGEASQHIQDSELKLMKFDADKERITIQLGAIDERAKTLGIEVEMLRQQVGDMDISLSLKEIEGKIAEADGALRKIGAVNMLAIEEYEKVERQVGERTERKETLSSERTSLIERIEMFEQMKFEAFTAAFKAIDTNFREIFARLTSGSGNLVLENEEDPFAGGMTFAVKPRDKKVHLLSSLSGGEKSLTTLAFIFSIQRYIPAPFYAFDEVDMSLDGSNVERISSMVTELAPNSQFVIVSLRKPMIDAAQRIMGVTLRSDKSTLVTGVKAHGGA; this is encoded by the coding sequence TTGCATATCACAGAACTCGAAATAGATAATTTCAAGTCTTTTTCCAAAAAGACAAAAATCCCTTTTTTGGAAGGGTTCACGGTGATATCCGGGCCTAACGGGTCCGGCAAAAGCAACATCATTGATTCCATTCTTTTTGTCCTGGCACTTTCGAGTTCCCGCAATCTCCGTGCCGAGAAGCTCACGGATTTAATCAACTTAAACTCCGGGCGCAACATTGCAGAAGTTGCCCTCCAGTTCTCCGATGGCACGAAGATCCGCCGGCGGATCAAGCGGACCGGTAACGGGTATTACAGCTATAACTACCTCAATGACCGGCTCTGCAAACAGAGTGATATTGTCGAACATCTCGCAAAGCACGGGATCAAACCTCACGGCTACAACGTGGTGATGCAGGGCGATGTGACCCGCATCATGGAGATGAGCGATTTCGAGCGGCGCAAGATCATCGATGAGATCGCCGGGGTCTCCGAGTTCGATACCAAGAAACAACAGGCCCTCTCGGAGCTCGACATCGTCCGCGAGCGGATCGAACGCGAGGAGCTCCTGCTCATCGAACTGGGCAAGCGGGCAAATGAACTCAGGCGCGAACGCGAGCATGCCCTCGAGTACCAGAAATGGCAGAAGGATCTCTCGTATTTCCAGAACTGCCGGGCCGTTGCCCAGCTGCATGACCGGGAAAAGGAACTCAACTCTCTCCTCCGCTCTACAGAAGAGCACAAGATCCACCTGACCCGGATCGCGTCTGACCGGAGCATCGAGGAGAACGAGCTTGCGTACCTCAAGGCGGACTTAAAGGATATCGACGACCTGATCAACAAGAAGAGCGGGTCGGACTATCTCAAGCTGATCGCAGAACTCGAAGAAGCCAAGAGCGGAATCAAGCTTGCCGAGCAGACGATTGTCCGGCTCCGGAAGGAGAAGGAAACCAATCTTGAGGCGATCAACCGCACGTACATGGATACGAAACGGGCCGAGGCGCGGGTTGCCGAATGTACCGACCTGATCCGTTCACTCACCATCGATCGCACGAACGTTGCCATGGAAGTGGCGACCTTCCGGGCCCAGCTGGAAAAAACCGAGACCGAGTTAAAGGCGCATTCCGAAGATACCGAAGGCTCGCGGGAGAAACTGTTCACGCTCCTCAAGGAGAGCGAGGAGAAGAAGGCGCAGCGTTCCGGCATCCTGCACCAGCAGGACATGCTCATCGAGAAGAGCCGGATGCGCACCACCGAGCTGGAACGCTTAACCCTTCTCTTAAAACAACTCGATGAGGAATATACTGCCAAGCAGGCCCAGCTGACCGACAGCGAGAAGAGTGTCGGGGACCTTGCGGCAGAGAAGAAGGAGCTCGACCGCAATCTTTCGGAACTCGAAGGCTCGATGTTTGCCCAGCGTTCTACGCTCGAACGGCTGAAAAATGAGATACGGTCTGCCGAACAGGACGCGTTCCGGCTGGAGGCTGCCCAGCAGGCCCGGGGGGAATCGGGCGGCAAGGCCCTCGAAGCGATCAAGGCAATGGAAGGGATTCACGGCACCATTGCGGACCTCGGCAAAGCACCCCCCGAGTACTCGATGGCGCTCAATATTGCCGCGGGCAACAAGCTCCAGTTCGTGGTCTGCGATGATGACCAGATTGCGGCAGATGCCATCCGGTACCTCAAGGAGGAGCGGCTCGGGCGGGCCACGTTCCTTCCGCTCAATAAATTAAAACCGCCCCAGCTCCCGCCACTCAAGGAGCCGGGCGTGATCGATTATGCAGTAAACCTGATCGATTACGACCCGAAATATGACCGGGCATTTGCGGTTGCGCTGGGTGGCACCGTTGTCGTCGATACCCTTGACCGGGCCCGGAAACTCATTGGCAAGTTCCGCATGGTCACGCTCGAGGGTGAAATCCTTGAAAAGAGCGGGGCGATGACCGGCGGGTCGGCAAAGAAGCAGGCCATCCGGGGTTTCGGTGCCGCAGTGGACGATGAGATCATGCGGGTTCGGTCGCACCTTGGCGAGCTGATGGGTGAAGCAGCGACCCTGGAAGCCGGCGTCAAGCGACTCACCGAAGAGGTGGATGCCCGGCGTACAACAAGGAACGAGATCGACCAGAAAGTTGCCCGCTTCGGCATGTTCACCGAGGAGTTCTCGCGCCGGTTCGAGGCGATTACGGTCGAGAAGCAGACCATTGAAGCCGCTGTAGCCCGGCAGGCAGAAGAGACCCGGAATGGCGGTGCAGAACTAGCCTCGCTCGAAGGCGAGCTGGACAAGACAACCGATGAGATCAATGCGATCACGGTCCGGATTGACGAGATCAAGAAACGCCTCGACGATACCAACATTCCGGCTCTCACCGAGCAGATGGAGCGGAAGCGCAAGGAGATCGAGGAAGCGGAACGCCGGCTCCGGAATAAGGATGGCGACATCAACGATGCCCAGCGCGAACGCCAGCACTTCAATGCCCGCCTGGTCGAACTGGGTGAAGACCGGGCCCGGCAGGACGAGCGCAACCGCCAGATCGATACCGACATCGCGGGCTCCAATGATCAGATCGTCATCCACAAGTCCCAGATTGCCGCCCTCGAAGAGCGGCAGAAGGAGTTCTCCGTGGTTCTTGACGAGCTCCGCACCAAGCGGGGCGAGGCCTCGCAGCATATCCAGGACTCGGAACTCAAACTCATGAAGTTCGATGCCGACAAGGAGCGGATCACCATCCAGCTGGGGGCAATCGATGAGCGTGCCAAAACCCTTGGCATTGAAGTCGAGATGCTCAGGCAGCAGGTGGGAGATATGGACATCTCTCTTTCCCTAAAGGAAATCGAAGGGAAAATTGCCGAAGCTGACGGCGCCCTTAGGAAGATCGGCGCCGTCAACATGCTCGCGATCGAGGAGTATGAGAAAGTGGAGCGACAGGTGGGCGAACGAACGGAGCGAAAGGAAACCCTGTCGAGCGAGCGGACGAGCCTGATCGAACGGATCGAGATGTTCGAGCAGATGAAATTCGAAGCCTTCACTGCCGCCTTCAAGGCAATCGACACCAACTTCCGGGAGATCTTTGCCCGCCTCACCAGCGGGAGCGGGAATCTCGTGCTGGAAAACGAAGAGGATCCGTTTGCCGGCGGGATGACGTTTGCCGTCAAGCCTAGGGACAAGAAAGTCCACCTGCTCTCGTCCCTTTCCGGCGGGGAAAAGTCCCTGACCACGCTGGCGTTCATCTTCTCCATCCAGCGGTACATCCCCGCCCCGTTCTATGCTTTCGATGAAGTGGATATGTCCCTCGATGGTTCGAACGTGGAACGGATCTCATCGATGGTTACCGAACTTGCGCCCAACTCGCAGTTCGTTATCGTCTCGCTGCGCAAGCCGATGATCGATGCTGCACAGCGGATCATGGGAGTCACGCTGCGGTCCGACAAGAGCACGCTGGTCACCGGGGTCAAGGCACATGGCGGCGCCTGA
- a CDS encoding universal stress protein gives MATRLFEKILIATDGSEKNMTAVEEALQIGRVCGSTVIAAYVMDVSVLESSSADVGVVRDTWTVIQREAEAALDRIRTKAEGVDLQTVTLEGKPAAEIVRFATEKQIDLIVIGTQGKRGFERLLLGSVAEQVVRLATCKVLVVK, from the coding sequence ATGGCAACCAGATTATTTGAAAAAATCCTGATCGCAACAGACGGATCGGAAAAGAACATGACGGCTGTTGAAGAAGCCCTGCAGATCGGCCGCGTCTGCGGTTCAACAGTAATTGCAGCATATGTGATGGATGTCAGTGTGCTTGAATCCTCATCAGCAGACGTCGGGGTTGTCCGCGATACCTGGACGGTGATCCAGCGTGAGGCTGAGGCCGCACTCGACCGGATCCGTACCAAGGCAGAGGGTGTAGACCTGCAAACCGTGACTCTTGAGGGGAAGCCGGCCGCCGAGATCGTGAGGTTTGCAACAGAAAAACAGATCGATCTTATCGTGATCGGGACCCAGGGAAAACGCGGTTTTGAACGATTGCTGCTCGGCAGTGTTGCAGAACAGGTAGTACGATTAGCAACCTGCAAGGTCCTCGTTGTAAAGTAA
- a CDS encoding serine hydroxymethyltransferase (catalyzes the reaction of glycine with 5,10-methylenetetrahydrofolate to form L-serine and tetrahydrofolate) produces the protein MSYLSKTDPEIADIIEKERLRQTNGLELIASENLVSHAVLEAMGSIMTNKYAEGYPGKRYYGGCEFHDMAENLARDRLKKLFGAEHANVQPHSGTQANMAVYFAFMNLGDTLMSMKLQQGGHLSHGSPVSFTGKFYKVAQYGVDPKTEMIDYGAVEELAKKEKPKMLVCGASAYPRTIDFKAFQSIADDVGAYCMADIAHIAGLCATGVHPNSVGVVNFTTTTTHKTLRGPRGGAIMCNSEYGPAIDKAIFPGMQGGPLMHTITAKAVCFEEALKPSFKVYSQQVVKNAKVLAETLMNNGLRLVSGGTDNHLMLLDLTAQGITGLEAEVALGKAGITVNKNTIPNETKSPFVTSGLRVGTPAVTSRGMKEAEMRNIGNWIAIIVKDVQNEAAIKDVHAKVETMSKQFPIYPE, from the coding sequence ATGTCTTATCTGTCTAAAACTGATCCAGAAATAGCAGATATTATCGAGAAAGAACGACTGCGCCAGACCAATGGCCTTGAGCTCATTGCGTCTGAAAATCTCGTCTCCCACGCGGTACTTGAAGCTATGGGGTCGATCATGACCAACAAGTATGCCGAAGGTTACCCCGGGAAACGGTATTACGGCGGTTGTGAGTTCCACGATATGGCAGAGAACCTCGCCCGTGACCGGTTGAAGAAACTGTTCGGGGCAGAGCATGCCAATGTACAGCCCCACTCCGGCACCCAGGCAAACATGGCGGTTTATTTTGCGTTCATGAACCTGGGAGATACCCTGATGAGCATGAAGCTCCAGCAGGGCGGTCACCTGTCCCATGGCTCACCGGTCAGTTTCACGGGCAAGTTTTACAAGGTTGCCCAGTACGGCGTTGACCCGAAGACCGAGATGATCGATTACGGCGCAGTCGAGGAACTGGCCAAGAAGGAGAAGCCCAAGATGCTGGTCTGCGGTGCATCCGCGTACCCCCGTACCATCGACTTCAAGGCATTCCAGTCGATTGCAGACGACGTAGGCGCGTACTGTATGGCCGATATTGCCCATATCGCCGGGCTGTGCGCAACGGGTGTCCACCCGAACTCAGTCGGCGTCGTAAACTTCACGACCACCACCACCCACAAGACCCTCAGAGGACCCCGTGGCGGCGCGATCATGTGCAACAGTGAATACGGCCCGGCCATCGACAAGGCAATCTTCCCCGGCATGCAGGGCGGCCCCCTTATGCACACGATTACGGCAAAGGCAGTCTGTTTCGAAGAAGCCCTCAAGCCATCGTTCAAAGTCTACAGCCAGCAGGTAGTTAAGAACGCAAAGGTGCTTGCAGAGACCTTGATGAACAACGGCCTCCGGCTCGTCTCCGGTGGTACCGACAACCACCTGATGCTCCTTGACCTGACCGCACAGGGTATCACCGGTCTTGAAGCAGAAGTCGCACTCGGAAAAGCCGGCATAACGGTGAACAAGAACACGATCCCGAACGAGACCAAGAGCCCGTTTGTCACCAGCGGTCTTCGTGTCGGCACCCCCGCCGTCACTTCACGCGGCATGAAAGAGGCAGAGATGCGCAACATCGGCAACTGGATCGCCATCATTGTCAAGGATGTCCAGAATGAAGCCGCGATCAAGGATGTGCATGCAAAAGTCGAAACCATGTCCAAACAATTCCCCATTTATCCGGAATAA
- a CDS encoding ribonuclease III produces MNGQSGLSLIELLHGPEPDVNRIINTFVTRFNAAYGITGADRWDITKEDWQRYEFLGDRVLNLIVAQSLFTQRDAMLNEGEMTKILSSIVSNRALDALTRRHEEQAFSRLIPKSIGEQGTYGEKITGGAFEAFIGALYCEVGLDDVAFFVNAIMEDAVNSYNPGQNAKGILQEYFQKTDKSEVPEYRETMRMGPAHKPVFTCQVFYRNDLLGEGTGTSKPLAEQEAARRALEMLGLIHR; encoded by the coding sequence ATGAACGGGCAGTCCGGACTATCGTTAATCGAACTCCTTCATGGTCCGGAACCGGATGTCAACCGGATTATCAATACTTTTGTCACCCGGTTCAATGCTGCGTATGGCATCACGGGTGCTGACCGGTGGGATATCACCAAAGAAGACTGGCAGCGGTACGAGTTCCTTGGGGACCGGGTCCTTAACCTTATTGTCGCGCAGTCGCTGTTTACCCAGCGGGATGCGATGCTGAACGAAGGAGAGATGACCAAGATCTTAAGCAGCATCGTCTCCAACCGGGCCCTGGATGCCCTGACCCGCCGGCATGAGGAACAGGCCTTTTCCCGGCTGATCCCAAAATCCATCGGCGAACAAGGCACCTATGGGGAAAAGATCACCGGTGGTGCATTCGAGGCATTCATCGGTGCCCTGTACTGCGAAGTCGGGCTGGATGATGTGGCCTTTTTTGTCAACGCGATCATGGAAGATGCGGTTAACAGTTACAACCCGGGCCAGAATGCAAAAGGCATCCTGCAGGAATATTTCCAGAAAACAGACAAATCCGAAGTCCCGGAATACCGGGAGACGATGCGGATGGGCCCTGCGCATAAACCCGTCTTTACCTGCCAGGTTTTTTACCGGAATGATCTCCTGGGTGAGGGAACCGGGACAAGTAAACCGCTGGCAGAACAAGAAGCTGCCCGGCGGGCACTGGAAATGCTTGGGCTGATTCACCGGTGA
- a CDS encoding bifunctional methylenetetrahydrofolate dehydrogenase/methenyltetrahydrofolate cyclohydrolase FolD, which produces MVIILDGKKCSAMRLELLKEEIEDSGLYPRLATVIVGSDPASQMYVRMKHRACEQVGIGSVGIELPADATTEKVLESVQRLNKDPDIDGILVQLPLPKQVDAERVIDAISPQKDVDGYHPENMGLLFSGKPRFTSCTPTGIMTLLKEYKIPIAGSRAVVVGRSIDVGRPMAALLLNADATVTICHSKTKDLAEELKRADILVSAIGKAHFIQPEMVKPGAVVIDVGINQLDGKLVGDVDYAKVSEIASAITPVPGGVGPMTIATLMENTYRAAKVKSCNNV; this is translated from the coding sequence ATGGTCATAATCCTTGATGGAAAGAAGTGCTCGGCGATGCGACTTGAACTCCTCAAAGAGGAGATCGAGGATTCCGGGCTCTATCCCCGCCTTGCCACGGTGATTGTCGGCAGCGACCCCGCATCGCAGATGTATGTGCGGATGAAGCACCGTGCCTGCGAGCAGGTGGGCATCGGATCGGTGGGCATTGAACTCCCTGCCGATGCAACTACGGAAAAAGTACTGGAATCGGTCCAGCGGCTGAACAAAGACCCCGATATTGACGGGATCCTCGTTCAGCTCCCCCTCCCGAAACAGGTGGATGCAGAACGCGTGATCGATGCGATAAGCCCGCAGAAAGATGTGGACGGGTACCACCCGGAGAACATGGGGCTCCTCTTCTCGGGAAAGCCCCGGTTCACCTCGTGCACCCCCACCGGGATTATGACCCTGCTGAAAGAATACAAGATTCCAATCGCAGGATCACGTGCGGTCGTTGTCGGGCGCAGCATCGATGTGGGACGCCCCATGGCGGCCTTACTGCTCAATGCCGATGCAACGGTAACGATCTGCCACAGTAAGACAAAGGATCTGGCTGAAGAACTCAAAAGGGCCGATATTCTTGTTTCTGCGATTGGCAAAGCCCACTTCATCCAGCCGGAAATGGTAAAGCCGGGTGCCGTTGTCATCGATGTAGGGATCAACCAGCTGGACGGCAAACTGGTCGGCGACGTGGATTATGCAAAGGTGAGTGAAATTGCATCCGCCATCACCCCGGTTCCCGGGGGTGTTGGCCCGATGACGATCGCCACCCTGATGGAAAATACGTACCGGGCGGCAAAGGTGAAGTCATGCAACAATGTGTGA
- the cofE gene encoding coenzyme F420-0:L-glutamate ligase → MNTSFEVFGLSTGIICSGDSVAARAADAADRQCGGIRNGDILVLAETAVATAEGNIIDLSTITPSPKAVELGKKYQMDPRTAEVVLRESDSVVGGIPGFLLCMKAGTLLPNAGVDASNAPLGCVTPLPKNPDLSALAIKTAIEGRYGVKVGVIIADSRTHAMRLGCSGVAIGCAGITAVIDDRGRNDLFGRKLEVTKRAVGDNIVSAAELVMGEADECTPAAIVRGIGLPIGNQVGIDTIAADECLFMGVFAKSQTQE, encoded by the coding sequence GTGAACACCTCTTTTGAGGTGTTCGGGCTTTCTACCGGGATCATCTGCAGCGGGGACTCAGTTGCGGCACGGGCTGCGGATGCAGCGGACCGGCAATGCGGGGGTATCCGGAACGGGGATATCCTTGTGCTTGCCGAGACGGCGGTTGCAACCGCTGAGGGAAACATCATCGATCTCTCCACCATCACCCCTTCTCCCAAGGCAGTGGAGCTGGGCAAAAAATACCAGATGGATCCCCGCACCGCTGAAGTTGTATTACGGGAAAGCGATTCGGTTGTTGGGGGGATTCCCGGTTTCTTGTTGTGTATGAAAGCCGGCACCCTGTTACCCAATGCCGGTGTCGATGCTTCCAACGCACCCTTAGGATGCGTAACGCCCCTTCCCAAAAATCCTGACCTGAGTGCCCTTGCTATCAAAACTGCGATCGAGGGCAGGTATGGCGTGAAGGTAGGTGTCATCATCGCAGACAGCCGGACACATGCGATGCGCCTCGGGTGCAGCGGGGTTGCCATCGGCTGTGCCGGGATTACCGCGGTCATCGACGACCGGGGCAGGAACGATCTCTTTGGTCGCAAACTCGAGGTAACGAAACGGGCGGTGGGGGACAACATCGTGTCCGCCGCCGAACTGGTGATGGGCGAAGCAGACGAATGCACACCGGCAGCGATTGTCCGGGGCATCGGGCTTCCCATCGGCAATCAGGTTGGCATTGATACGATTGCGGCGGACGAGTGCCTGTTCATGGGTGTGTTTGCAAAGTCACAGACGCAGGAATAG